One window of the Pirellulales bacterium genome contains the following:
- a CDS encoding division/cell wall cluster transcriptional repressor MraZ → MPASRYFLQGEFTRTFDERYRLSIPQELAEGLSKQGTDFVLVKERAGCLSLWPLGGWRQRLQSAVDLLQAKMKAGRLEGRLTEVQSLGRMLSTRHKEVPMAGRGRLLIPEGFREFLQVQPGGDVIVVGAAVCVEIWNPAAWRTHLETQLPGFQQLFDQLTS, encoded by the coding sequence ATGCCTGCTTCACGATACTTTTTACAGGGCGAGTTCACCCGCACGTTCGACGAGCGGTATCGGCTGTCCATTCCACAAGAGTTGGCCGAAGGTCTCTCCAAGCAAGGGACCGACTTCGTGTTGGTCAAGGAACGGGCCGGTTGTCTCAGCCTGTGGCCCTTGGGGGGTTGGCGGCAACGGCTGCAATCGGCCGTCGATTTGCTCCAGGCCAAAATGAAAGCCGGCAGACTGGAAGGACGCCTGACCGAAGTGCAATCGCTAGGACGGATGCTCTCCACGCGGCACAAGGAGGTACCTATGGCGGGCCGCGGGCGATTGCTCATCCCCGAAGGGTTTCGCGAGTTTTTGCAAGTCCAGCCCGGCGGCGATGTCATCGTGGTCGGGGCCGCCGTGTGTGTCGAAATTTGGAATCCCGCCGCCTGGCGCACGCATTTGGAAACGCAATTGCCAGGCTTCCAGCAGTTGTTCGATCAACTGACCAGTTGA